A genomic region of Arachis stenosperma cultivar V10309 chromosome 9, arast.V10309.gnm1.PFL2, whole genome shotgun sequence contains the following coding sequences:
- the LOC130951331 gene encoding uncharacterized protein LOC130951331 yields MKGALFRNLSLFTRRLRLSPFNATPPSSSFSLSLAASTALCTRFFSSSSRNTVSDQPNFSHTHNKNDPIDVEDISNEELKRRVARLREGDDEAIPSLFEAILQRSLAGKPIEDDPELMRDILGKGTDSEVEDEDDDYSDWEESSDIDDDGK; encoded by the exons ATGAAGGGAGCACTGTTCAGAAACTTGTCTCTGTTCACGCGCCGTCTTCGTCTTTCTCCTTTCAATGCGACTCCTCCTTCATCATCCTTCTCTCTTTCCTTAGCCGCTTCAACCGCACTATGCACCAGGTTCTTCTCTTCTAGTTCCAGAAACACCGTTTCGGATCAACCTAATTTCTCCCACACCCACAACAAGAACGATCCCATCGATGTCGAGGACATTAGCAACGAAG AGCTGAAGAGGCGTGTGGCGAGGCTTCGAGAGGGTGACGACGAGGCTATACCTTCTTTGTTTGAGGCTATACTGCAGAGGTCTTTAGCCGGCAAGCCTATAGAGGACGACCCAGAGTTGATGAGGGACATTTTGGGGAAGGGGACAGATTCAGAAgttgaagatgaagatgatgattaTTCTGATTGGGAGGAAAGTAGTGACATTGATGATGATGGTAAATGA